One Brevibacillus choshinensis genomic window carries:
- a CDS encoding C40 family peptidase codes for MRKLLVSLFIAGLLAMGAGAAQAAEESTSPLTDVVSDLYGTPYKSSGTTKKGFDCSGFTRYVFDALGVDLPHNSAAQYQLGAPVAKDDLQPGDLVFFKTNGRSISHVGIYIGNGTFVHSESGRGVVNTKLSDPYYWSKRYVGAKRVNVPVLEAKAETPKKENAVQAASLPGNQAK; via the coding sequence TTGCGCAAGTTGTTAGTATCTTTGTTCATCGCTGGATTGCTTGCAATGGGAGCCGGCGCTGCACAAGCTGCTGAGGAGTCCACATCTCCTCTGACAGATGTAGTCAGCGATCTGTACGGTACCCCTTACAAATCTTCCGGCACCACCAAGAAGGGCTTTGACTGCTCCGGATTTACGCGCTACGTATTTGATGCGTTAGGTGTAGACCTGCCACACAATTCTGCTGCCCAGTACCAATTGGGAGCTCCTGTCGCCAAGGATGATTTGCAGCCAGGCGATCTGGTCTTCTTCAAAACCAATGGCCGCAGCATTTCCCACGTGGGCATCTACATCGGAAACGGCACATTCGTGCACTCGGAATCTGGTCGTGGAGTCGTGAACACCAAGCTGAGCGACCCATACTACTGGAGCAAGCGTTACGTTGGCGCCAAGCGTGTGAACGTACCTGTTCTGGAAGCTAAGGCTGAAACTCCGAAAAAGGAAAACGCGGTGCAAGCTGCATCGTTGCCGGGAAATCAAGCTAAATAA
- a CDS encoding sensor histidine kinase, with the protein MSLRNKLFLSFIGLLALNILLFKFVFQDIIVEQLKTDRHTQYQYEKEAAEKVRLNQLLRTSNFKDPTERAELEKQLPEDIMYRMVVKDAYGNTIFSKDSKAFELKVPPSLPQNQRSSKRSDLKVVAEYHFQQEPPRKGETIIYFYTDDYDIMATKGVSMMLWYIYGSILLVGLVLLALFVRWILRPVSELSRVTQEIRGGKRLLSFSYRSHDEFGQLFRYFGDMVDELRFSEERQSELIAAIAHDFRTPLTTIKGYASYIGSGRVTDINRIQKQMNKIELKTSDLEHLLDELQDYTQQSIEVRLNISRIHVKNFMKGIIEDYLVRIQEAGLSLQWKLRVSNELHIDADETRLRRVMENLINNAIYYNKPNGSILITCDQREGHVLFSVIDKGEGISPEDLPKVFTKFYRAEKSRNRNSGGTGLGLTICQSIVKRHGGEMIVNSELGIGSSFSFTIPFYHA; encoded by the coding sequence ATGAGTCTGCGCAACAAACTGTTTCTCTCCTTCATCGGCTTGCTCGCGCTGAATATTCTCTTGTTCAAGTTTGTCTTCCAGGACATCATCGTCGAACAACTGAAAACAGATCGGCACACCCAATACCAGTACGAAAAGGAAGCGGCAGAGAAGGTGCGGCTCAATCAGCTGCTCCGAACCAGCAATTTCAAGGACCCGACTGAACGAGCGGAGCTGGAAAAGCAGCTGCCGGAGGACATCATGTACCGGATGGTTGTCAAAGATGCATATGGCAACACCATCTTCTCCAAGGATTCAAAGGCATTCGAACTGAAAGTGCCCCCGTCCTTACCGCAGAACCAACGCTCATCGAAACGCAGCGATCTGAAGGTCGTCGCGGAATATCACTTTCAGCAGGAGCCTCCTCGCAAAGGAGAGACGATCATCTACTTCTATACGGATGACTACGACATCATGGCGACCAAAGGCGTCTCGATGATGCTGTGGTACATTTACGGCAGCATCCTGCTCGTCGGGCTCGTTTTGCTCGCCCTGTTTGTTCGCTGGATCCTGCGGCCTGTCAGCGAGCTGTCCCGTGTCACCCAGGAAATTCGGGGAGGCAAGCGGCTCCTCTCCTTCAGCTATCGCTCGCACGACGAATTCGGTCAGCTCTTCCGCTATTTTGGGGACATGGTGGACGAGCTGCGCTTTTCCGAGGAGCGCCAGTCCGAGCTGATCGCAGCCATCGCCCACGATTTCCGGACACCCCTCACGACCATCAAAGGGTATGCTTCCTACATCGGTTCCGGGCGTGTGACGGATATCAATCGCATTCAAAAGCAGATGAACAAAATCGAGCTGAAGACATCCGACCTGGAGCATCTTCTCGACGAGCTGCAGGATTACACGCAGCAAAGCATTGAGGTACGGCTCAACATCAGCCGGATCCACGTGAAGAATTTCATGAAGGGGATCATCGAGGATTACTTGGTCCGCATCCAGGAGGCAGGACTGTCGCTACAGTGGAAATTGCGTGTATCCAATGAGCTGCACATCGATGCCGATGAGACACGTCTGCGCCGGGTCATGGAAAATTTGATCAACAACGCCATATACTACAACAAGCCAAACGGCTCCATTCTGATTACGTGCGACCAACGGGAAGGACACGTCCTCTTCTCCGTGATCGACAAAGGGGAAGGCATTTCACCCGAGGACCTGCCAAAGGTTTTCACCAAATTCTACCGGGCGGAAAAATCCCGCAATCGCAACAGCGGTGGAACAGGTCTCGGCCTCACCATCTGCCAGAGCATTGTCAAACGCCATGGCGGCGAAATGATTGTGAACAGTGAATTGGGGATAGGAAGCAGTTTCTCCTTCACCATCCCCTTCTATCACGCGTAG
- a CDS encoding response regulator transcription factor — protein sequence MKDHVLIVDDNIEIIELLEDILENEGFEVSKAESGEDALELLKHGERKPNLILLDIMMPNMSGYELCSQIRREWDLPILFLSAKGKAVDKVVGFEIGADDYITKPFDTEELLARIRAHLRRYERIRKHTEEMPEKESSNSPITVLKFKDLEIHKETYSVYVSNEKIELSTKEFQLLTFLAENAGIVFTREQIYDRVWGYGYGSLNTVTVHIKNLREKLEMNRQFIKTQWGTGYVFIGEKL from the coding sequence GTGAAAGATCACGTATTAATTGTCGATGACAACATCGAGATTATTGAGCTTCTTGAAGATATCTTGGAAAACGAAGGCTTTGAGGTGTCTAAAGCCGAGAGCGGCGAGGACGCGCTTGAGCTGTTGAAGCATGGCGAAAGAAAGCCGAATCTCATTTTGCTGGATATCATGATGCCAAACATGAGCGGCTATGAGCTGTGCTCGCAGATCCGGCGGGAATGGGATTTGCCGATTCTGTTTCTGAGCGCCAAAGGGAAAGCGGTGGACAAGGTCGTCGGGTTTGAGATCGGGGCAGACGACTACATCACCAAGCCATTTGATACCGAAGAGCTATTGGCTCGAATCCGTGCACACCTGCGCCGCTATGAACGCATCCGCAAGCACACCGAGGAGATGCCTGAGAAGGAATCGTCCAATTCGCCGATTACGGTCCTGAAGTTCAAGGACCTGGAGATTCATAAAGAGACGTATTCCGTCTATGTCAGCAACGAAAAGATCGAGCTGTCGACCAAGGAGTTTCAATTGCTTACTTTCCTTGCTGAAAATGCCGGCATTGTCTTTACTCGCGAGCAAATCTACGACCGCGTCTGGGGATATGGCTACGGCTCCCTCAATACGGTGACCGTGCACATCAAAAACTTGCGTGAAAAGCTAGAGATGAACCGCCAGTTCATCAAAACACAATGGGGGACAGGCTACGTATTCATCGGGGAGAAGCTGTAA
- a CDS encoding cytochrome P450, with protein sequence MNETITGPKGLPITGNLLAFRRNPLEFIQSSAKTHGDVALLRFGPKRNVYLLTNPDQIKEVLVTKQGHFRKGKGLQVARAVVGDGILTSEGKKHLRQRRLMQPAFHRERIATYGNVMVQQGVELMQEWKDGEVRDIHHDMMKVTLAIITATMFGKSVKEGADEIGHAIDIGLKYVANKASSFIDIPLSVPTRSNRQFLESNETLDKTIYSLIEERRSSGETGADLLGMLLAARDEDDGQGMTDEQVRDEVMTIFVAGHETTANTMSWIFYLLATHPEVEKKLHDELATVLGGKLPTVEDLPQLTYTSLIVQETLRLYPAAWTINREVVEEVEIGGRMYQPGETLMMSQYVMHRDERFYENPNEFIPERFAGDLLKQIPAYAYFPFGGGPRVCIGNNFALMEAALLLATIAQRYRMRLAQANQVVEPEPLVTLRPKNGLPMRLEKRG encoded by the coding sequence AACGAAACGTTTATTTGCTAACCAATCCGGATCAGATCAAGGAGGTTCTCGTCACCAAGCAAGGGCATTTTCGCAAAGGGAAAGGCCTTCAGGTCGCCAGAGCAGTGGTCGGGGATGGGATTCTGACCAGCGAAGGGAAGAAGCATCTGCGTCAGCGCAGATTGATGCAGCCAGCTTTTCACAGGGAGCGTATCGCTACATACGGGAATGTCATGGTCCAGCAGGGCGTCGAGCTCATGCAGGAGTGGAAGGATGGAGAAGTGCGCGACATCCATCACGACATGATGAAGGTCACTTTGGCCATCATCACGGCAACGATGTTTGGGAAAAGCGTAAAGGAAGGCGCTGACGAGATCGGCCATGCGATCGACATCGGTCTCAAATATGTCGCGAACAAAGCCTCCTCGTTTATCGACATCCCGCTATCGGTGCCGACACGAAGCAACAGGCAGTTTCTCGAATCCAATGAGACGCTGGATAAAACCATTTACTCGCTGATCGAAGAAAGGCGCAGCAGCGGCGAGACGGGGGCCGACCTGTTGGGAATGCTCCTCGCTGCAAGAGATGAGGACGATGGACAAGGAATGACGGATGAGCAGGTGCGCGACGAAGTAATGACGATCTTTGTGGCCGGTCATGAGACGACGGCCAATACGATGTCATGGATTTTCTACCTGCTGGCCACCCATCCAGAAGTGGAGAAAAAGCTTCATGACGAGCTGGCTACCGTACTGGGAGGCAAGCTTCCTACGGTGGAGGACCTCCCTCAGCTGACGTACACCAGCCTCATTGTCCAGGAAACCTTGCGACTGTATCCGGCTGCGTGGACAATCAATCGCGAAGTGGTAGAGGAAGTGGAGATCGGGGGACGTATGTATCAGCCGGGCGAGACATTGATGATGAGCCAATACGTGATGCATCGCGACGAGCGTTTTTATGAAAATCCGAACGAGTTCATACCGGAGAGGTTTGCAGGAGATTTATTGAAGCAAATACCGGCGTATGCCTACTTTCCGTTTGGCGGGGGACCCCGTGTCTGCATCGGCAACAACTTCGCGCTGATGGAGGCGGCATTGCTGCTTGCGACGATCGCGCAGCGCTATCGGATGCGTCTCGCGCAGGCCAATCAGGTCGTAGAACCGGAGCCCTTGGTTACCTTGCGTCCGAAAAATGGGCTGCCAATGCGTCTGGAGAAGCGGGGGTAA